One region of Triticum aestivum cultivar Chinese Spring chromosome 6B, IWGSC CS RefSeq v2.1, whole genome shotgun sequence genomic DNA includes:
- the LOC123139896 gene encoding serine/threonine-protein kinase PCRK1 — MRCLPFLHGDAKSRDDDRRTGPSGAMSASVRSFSTESTERGDPRSGSDLNSINASDMSAESIRRTQYPSFTDRPANLRVFTFPELKAATRNFSRSLMVGEGGFGCVYRGVIKGSDDDPAERVEIAVKQLNRKGVQGQKEWLTEMNVLGIVEHPNLVKLIGYCADDDERGMQRLLVYEYMPNGSVDDHLASRSTSTLSWPMRLKVALDAARGLKYLHEEMDFQVIFRDLKTSNILLDENWNAKLSDFGLARHGPQEGLSHVSTAIVGTLGYAAPEYMQTGRLTAKSDIWGYGVLLYELITGRRPIDRNRPKGEQKLLDWVKPYISDVKRFPIIVDPRLEGHYDLKSMTKLAGVANRCLLRLPKTRPKMSEVYEMVQKIVDSVEVGPPEPPLHYHGSVSGPGAKRTKKGSLKRRLQEFKFGCRQIVWRGWKPEIVKTC, encoded by the exons atgAGGTGCCTGCCGTTCCTGCACGGGGACGCCAAGTCAAGGGACGACGACCGGCGCACGGGCCCCAGCGGCGCCATGTCGGCCTCGGTGCGCTCCTTCAGCACCGAGTCCACGGAGCGCGGCGACCCGCGCTCCggctccgacctcaactccatcaACGCCTCCGACATGAGCGCCGAGTCCATCCGCCGGACGCAGTACCCGAGCTTCACCGACCGCCCCGCCAACCTCCGGGTCTTCACCTTCCCCGAGCTCAAGGCCGCCACCCGCAACTTCAGCCGCTCCCTCATGGTCGGCGAGGGCGGCTTCGGCTGCGTCTACCGGGGCGTCATCAAGGGCTCCGACGACGACCCCGCCGAGCGCGTCGAGATCGCCGTCAAGCAGCTGAATCGCAAGGGAGTCCAG GGGCAGAAGGAATGGTTAACAGAAATGAACGTGCTTGGGATTGTAGAGCACCCAAACCTGGTCAAACTAATAGGTTACTGCGCGGATGACGATGAGCGGGGAATGCAGCGGCTTCTGGTATACGAATACATGCCCAACGGAAGCGTGGATGACCACTTGGCAAGTAGGTCAACTTCTACTCTATCATGGCCGATGAGATTGAAAGTAGCTCTTGATGCTGCCCGCGGGCTCAAGTATCTGCATGAGGAGATGGACTTTCAG gttattttccgagacCTGAAAACATCTAACATTCTATTAGATGAGAACTGGAATGCAAAGTTATCGGACTTCGGATTGGCTAGGCATGGACCACAAGAAGGGCTATCCCATGTCTCCACAGCG ATCGTTGGAACTCTAGGATACGCCGCGCCCGAATACATGCAAACCGGGCGCCTCACCGCAAAAAGCGACATATGGGGCTACGGCGTGCTCCTCTACGAGCTCATCACCGGCCGGCGTCCCATCGATCGGAACCGCCCAAAGGGCGAGCAGAAGCTCCTGGACTGGGTGAAACCGTACATCTCGGACGTCAAGCGGTTCCCCATCATCGTCGACCCGCGTCTTGAGGGCCACTACGACCTCAAGTCCATGACAAAGCTGGCCGGCGTGGCAAACCGCTGCCTCCTGCGGCTACCGAAGACGCGCCCGAAGATGAGCGAGGTGTATGAAATGGTCCAGAAGATCGTCGACAGCGTCGAGGTCGGCCCCCCGGAGCCTCCCCTGCACTACCATGGCTCGGTGTCCGGACCGGGCGCGAAGCGGACCAAGAAAGGGTCGCTGAAGAGGAGGCTCCAGGAGTTCAAGTTCGGGTGCCGCCAGATCGTGTGGCGGGGCTGGAAACCTGAGATCGTAAAGACCTGCTGA